The following are encoded together in the Pseudoalteromonas shioyasakiensis genome:
- the nadK gene encoding NAD(+) kinase, with product MDSPFKTIGLIGKPNHSGAATTLARLHTFLRALGFEVLVEQRTGRQLEDLPQENLVKLVDLGERADLAIVVGGDGNMLGAARVLARFDVAVIGVNRGNLGFLTDLNPEGFEASLEQVLSGQFLEEKRFLLEVEVYRHAELKSANLAVNEAVLHADKVAHMIEFEAFINNDFVFSQRSDGLIVSTPTGSTAYSLSGGGPILTPELNAISLVPMFPHTLSSRPLVVDADNEVRLKLSLENTDSLQVSCDSHVVLAVLPGDEVVIKKADKRLRLIHPKEYSYYNVLRKKLNWGSRLF from the coding sequence ATGGATTCACCGTTTAAAACCATAGGTTTAATTGGCAAACCTAATCACAGCGGGGCAGCTACCACACTTGCTCGCCTGCACACATTTTTGCGAGCCTTAGGTTTTGAAGTGCTAGTAGAACAGCGCACCGGCCGCCAACTTGAAGACCTTCCCCAAGAAAACCTAGTTAAATTGGTAGATTTAGGTGAACGTGCAGACTTAGCCATAGTCGTCGGGGGTGATGGCAATATGCTTGGCGCAGCAAGAGTTTTAGCGCGTTTTGATGTTGCCGTAATTGGTGTAAACCGTGGCAACTTAGGCTTTTTAACCGACTTAAACCCAGAAGGTTTCGAAGCTAGCCTTGAACAAGTGCTAAGTGGCCAGTTCCTCGAAGAAAAGCGCTTCCTGCTTGAAGTTGAAGTATATCGTCACGCCGAACTTAAAAGTGCAAACTTGGCAGTGAATGAAGCAGTACTTCATGCCGATAAAGTGGCTCATATGATTGAGTTTGAAGCATTTATTAATAACGACTTTGTATTCTCGCAACGCTCAGACGGTTTAATTGTCTCAACACCGACCGGCTCAACTGCTTATTCATTATCTGGTGGCGGGCCTATTTTGACCCCTGAGTTAAACGCGATATCACTTGTGCCTATGTTCCCGCATACTCTATCAAGCCGCCCTCTGGTGGTTGATGCCGATAACGAAGTACGCTTAAAGCTTAGTCTTGAAAATACCGACAGCCTGCAAGTGAGCTGCGATAGTCATGTGGTTTTAGCTGTATTACCTGGTGACGAAGTGGTGATAAAAAAAGCAGATAAGCGTCTACGCTTGATCCACCCTAAAGAATACTCTTACTACAATGTATT
- a CDS encoding HrcA family transcriptional regulator, protein MKLNPRDQQIFSAVMSLYCNGEGQPVASTRIAKQKGMAVCSATVRNAMARLEKVGLLYSPHTSAGRVPTNAGFDYWLTEFFALPEIATYWQPEQAQLVELAHGLSQRYKVCCCVGLPQVSSQLVFRVEVLDFDGSNWLILLIDRAGQSHNICISKPADSSDAVRYQFATWLNTVFSQQTLMEGLYRMQAMAGTAPHNCHDSLTQWTRQLSQKLGSDNSIVVGENYLYRQVDCQTSLNIGVSFLNFVEDKLAFKNGISVLNTEQLPFTDCNELMVISVPYFNNHEYQSRFCVICPKSAQIEAIIQEFKLIGSSAS, encoded by the coding sequence ATGAAATTAAATCCGCGTGACCAACAAATTTTTTCAGCTGTAATGAGCCTTTACTGTAACGGTGAAGGTCAGCCTGTTGCCTCTACCCGTATTGCCAAACAAAAAGGCATGGCGGTATGCTCAGCGACTGTGCGCAATGCAATGGCTCGGCTAGAAAAAGTGGGCTTACTCTATTCACCGCATACTTCAGCTGGCCGCGTACCTACCAATGCTGGGTTTGATTATTGGCTTACTGAGTTTTTTGCTCTGCCTGAAATCGCAACATATTGGCAGCCAGAGCAAGCACAATTAGTTGAGCTCGCCCATGGTTTGAGTCAGCGCTATAAAGTGTGTTGTTGTGTGGGCTTACCTCAAGTCAGCTCACAGCTAGTATTTCGAGTAGAGGTGCTTGATTTTGATGGTAGCAATTGGCTTATTCTACTGATAGATAGAGCAGGGCAAAGCCATAATATTTGTATTAGTAAACCAGCAGATTCATCCGATGCCGTTCGTTACCAGTTTGCAACTTGGCTTAACACTGTATTTAGCCAGCAAACCTTAATGGAAGGCTTATATCGAATGCAGGCAATGGCGGGCACTGCACCACATAATTGCCATGACTCTTTAACACAATGGACTCGGCAATTAAGTCAAAAGCTCGGCTCAGACAACAGCATTGTGGTAGGTGAAAACTACCTTTACCGCCAAGTTGATTGCCAAACCAGTTTAAACATTGGTGTATCGTTTTTAAATTTTGTTGAAGATAAACTCGCATTTAAAAATGGGATATCGGTGTTAAACACAGAGCAATTGCCATTTACCGACTGTAATGAGTTGATGGTGATCAGCGTTCCTTATTTTAATAACCATGAATACCAGAGCCGATTTTGCGTAATTTGTCCAAAATCAGCGCAAATAGAAGCAATCATCCAAGAATTTAAGTTAATCGGCTCATCAGCCTCTTGA
- the grpE gene encoding nucleotide exchange factor GrpE — MSEQTKSPEQEVELNEEFEQMQAEVEAAEKAAEQVDGEEMSPEAEIALLHSELEAAKQTINDQKDSVVRAAADVENMRRRAAQDVEKAHKFALEKFANELLPVIDNLERAIEFSDKENEQLKPVLEGIEMTVKSFNDAVSKFGVEIVNPQGEQFNPEFHQAMSIQPSNDVAPNTVLAVMQKGYTLNGRLLRPAMVMVSKEAE, encoded by the coding sequence ATGTCTGAGCAGACAAAATCACCAGAGCAAGAAGTTGAACTAAACGAAGAATTTGAACAAATGCAAGCTGAAGTAGAAGCTGCAGAAAAAGCGGCTGAACAAGTTGACGGCGAAGAAATGAGCCCTGAAGCTGAAATCGCACTACTACACAGCGAATTAGAAGCGGCTAAACAAACGATCAACGATCAAAAAGACAGTGTTGTTCGTGCTGCTGCAGATGTTGAGAACATGCGTCGTCGTGCCGCTCAAGATGTAGAAAAAGCGCATAAGTTTGCACTTGAAAAGTTTGCTAACGAATTACTACCTGTTATCGATAACCTAGAGCGTGCGATTGAGTTTTCTGATAAAGAAAATGAGCAGCTTAAGCCTGTGCTTGAAGGTATCGAAATGACTGTTAAGAGCTTTAATGATGCGGTATCAAAATTCGGTGTTGAAATTGTTAACCCACAGGGTGAACAATTTAACCCTGAATTCCATCAAGCAATGTCAATTCAGCCAAGCAATGATGTAGCGCCTAATACTGTTCTTGCAGTAATGCAGAAAGGTTATACATTAAATGGCCGTTTATTACGCCCTGCAATGGTTATGGTATCAAAAGAAGCTGAATAA
- a CDS encoding Bcr/CflA family efflux MFS transporter, with protein sequence MPSPETLNKRILLPLLASIVAITPLAIDLYLPAMLVIANDLQTTMPNVQISLSIYLAGYALGMLFFGPIADELGRRLLAKVGLALFGISSLALAFCTNIELFWSLRAVQAFTGAAATVVVPGIIRHIYRENTAKGMSYVSMIMMVAPLIAPTLGSLIMGVSTWQVIFIALAAYSFAILALVQIHLIDIPIFKSQQRGLALFFNSYKTVFSRRSALADIASSMFASFAFFCFLTSVPYVYLDFFKVDEQLFGVLFAFNVLALMFGNFMNTRLVPRLGSRKLLFIGLGIGFVSGGALLLFSVMHLSLYFIVATIAPLMMSLGIVASNADSLILMQFEEKSGTATAVIGTLRFGSGALVGPILAFVQPQSAIPFSAMMFSALILILLVQLWHRKRYQTS encoded by the coding sequence ATGCCTTCCCCTGAGACTTTAAATAAACGCATTTTATTACCTTTACTGGCAAGTATTGTCGCGATTACGCCTTTAGCAATTGATTTATATTTACCGGCAATGTTGGTGATTGCCAACGACTTGCAAACTACCATGCCAAATGTACAAATATCACTCAGTATTTATTTGGCGGGTTATGCCTTGGGTATGTTGTTTTTTGGCCCGATAGCCGATGAACTTGGTAGGCGATTACTCGCAAAGGTGGGTTTAGCGCTATTTGGCATCAGCTCATTAGCACTGGCATTTTGTACTAACATCGAATTATTTTGGTCTTTAAGAGCCGTGCAAGCATTCACAGGTGCCGCTGCGACAGTCGTAGTGCCGGGTATTATTCGCCATATTTACCGAGAGAACACCGCCAAAGGCATGTCTTATGTATCGATGATCATGATGGTTGCCCCCTTAATTGCCCCTACTCTAGGCTCATTGATCATGGGAGTTTCAACATGGCAGGTTATTTTCATCGCATTAGCTGCTTACAGTTTTGCCATTTTAGCTTTGGTGCAAATTCATTTAATCGATATTCCAATCTTTAAAAGTCAGCAACGTGGCTTGGCACTGTTCTTTAATAGTTATAAAACGGTATTTTCCCGTCGGAGTGCCCTTGCCGATATTGCCAGTTCAATGTTTGCCTCATTCGCATTCTTTTGCTTTTTAACATCGGTACCTTATGTATATCTCGATTTCTTCAAAGTAGATGAGCAATTGTTCGGTGTGTTATTCGCCTTTAACGTGCTGGCTTTAATGTTCGGTAACTTTATGAATACACGTTTAGTGCCGCGCTTAGGTTCTCGTAAACTGTTATTTATTGGGCTAGGTATTGGCTTTGTGTCTGGTGGGGCATTGTTGTTATTCAGTGTGATGCATTTATCGCTGTATTTTATCGTTGCCACCATCGCACCATTGATGATGAGCTTGGGTATTGTCGCCAGTAATGCAGACTCATTAATACTTATGCAATTTGAGGAAAAGTCAGGGACTGCAACAGCTGTTATTGGTACCCTGAGATTCGGCAGTGGCGCTTTAGTTGGGCCTATCCTTGCTTTTGTTCAACCACAAAGTGCCATTCCATTTTCTGCGATGATGTTCAGTGCACTCATACTTATCTTACTCGTGCAGCTTTGGCATCGGAAACGATACCAAACGAGTTAA
- a CDS encoding M48 family metallopeptidase, translated as MKKLIMAVLASAVLAGCKTSPTGRTQIALYSDQQMSQMGQASFAEMKKTQPVNTDPGVNAYVKCIADDVIAVLPNEYAKQSWEVVVFEEDSANAFALPGGYIGVHTGLLKVAVNQDQLATVLGHEVAHVIAEHSNERVSQNALLQTGLQVGGAALDMGNVQYRGEIMQALGLGAQYGVVLPFSRSHESEADIVGLDLMAKAGFNPEQSVSLWQNMSAAGSSGTPEFMSTHPAPGNRIKELQKHMSDALKSQQAAKAKGKTPQCKL; from the coding sequence ATGAAAAAGTTAATCATGGCAGTGTTAGCCTCCGCTGTTTTAGCTGGCTGTAAAACCTCTCCAACAGGGCGTACACAAATCGCGCTTTATTCAGACCAACAAATGAGCCAAATGGGTCAAGCAAGCTTTGCTGAAATGAAAAAAACACAGCCTGTTAATACCGACCCTGGCGTCAATGCTTATGTGAAATGTATTGCCGATGATGTTATTGCCGTTTTACCTAATGAGTATGCAAAGCAGTCTTGGGAAGTTGTTGTGTTTGAAGAAGACTCAGCAAACGCATTTGCATTACCGGGGGGTTATATTGGCGTTCATACAGGTTTATTAAAAGTTGCTGTAAATCAAGATCAGTTGGCAACGGTACTAGGTCACGAAGTTGCACACGTTATTGCTGAGCACTCTAATGAGCGTGTATCACAAAACGCACTGTTACAAACAGGTCTGCAAGTTGGTGGTGCAGCGCTTGATATGGGTAATGTGCAATATCGCGGCGAAATTATGCAAGCCTTAGGCTTAGGCGCGCAGTATGGTGTTGTTTTACCATTTAGCCGCTCACATGAATCAGAAGCAGATATTGTTGGCTTAGATTTAATGGCAAAAGCAGGGTTTAACCCAGAGCAATCAGTGTCGCTTTGGCAAAATATGAGTGCAGCTGGTAGTAGCGGTACACCTGAGTTCATGTCGACTCACCCAGCACCGGGTAACCGCATCAAAGAGCTTCAAAAGCACATGTCGGATGCATTAAAATCCCAGCAAGCTGCCAAAGCAAAAGGCAAAACCCCACAGTGTAAACTGTAA
- a CDS encoding outer membrane protein OmpK, translating into MNLKKILSVAALCAVSTSSYAANWSSTQLHVNNGEHKNPFSLTKSNTTVVSLQHASGYDYGDNFFFIDYSNDDRQDGYQDKDFYGEWYSTFSLSKISGSDFSYGAIADVGLTAGFNAAGDSKVLKYLPGVKLSWQAPGFSFLSTLFTAYIDDSEGVARGGAPTETNSWMIDVAWGYPFTIGSQKFNVTGHVEYIAERENEFGEDVKAWILAQPIITWDLGHAMSMKENTLLLGLEWQYWHNKLGTDTTESVPQLHVEWTF; encoded by the coding sequence ATGAACTTGAAAAAGATCCTTTCTGTTGCTGCGCTTTGTGCAGTAAGTACTTCGAGCTATGCCGCTAATTGGAGCTCTACGCAATTACACGTTAATAACGGTGAACACAAAAACCCGTTTTCATTAACTAAGTCAAATACCACGGTTGTATCACTACAGCATGCGTCTGGTTATGACTATGGCGACAACTTCTTTTTTATTGATTACAGCAATGACGACCGTCAAGATGGCTATCAAGATAAAGACTTTTACGGCGAGTGGTATTCAACATTTAGCTTATCAAAAATCTCTGGCAGTGATTTTTCATACGGCGCAATTGCTGATGTAGGTTTAACGGCAGGTTTTAATGCCGCAGGCGACTCTAAAGTTCTTAAGTATTTACCAGGTGTAAAGCTTAGCTGGCAAGCACCGGGCTTTAGCTTTTTATCTACTTTATTTACCGCTTACATCGATGACAGTGAAGGCGTAGCACGCGGTGGTGCACCAACTGAAACAAACAGCTGGATGATTGATGTTGCTTGGGGCTACCCATTTACTATTGGCTCACAAAAGTTCAACGTAACGGGCCACGTAGAATACATTGCTGAGCGTGAAAATGAATTTGGCGAAGACGTTAAAGCGTGGATTTTAGCGCAGCCAATCATTACGTGGGATTTAGGTCATGCAATGAGCATGAAGGAAAACACCTTACTGCTAGGCCTTGAGTGGCAATACTGGCACAACAAGCTAGGTACAGACACAACTGAGTCAGTACCACAACTTCACGTTGAGTGGACGTTTTAA
- a CDS encoding Na+/H+ antiporter NhaC family protein, giving the protein MQPSFNKTKAKLSLLPLLVFVGLFLGAGLYLQSQGVDYAFYQLPAPVAILPAIMLAFILNKNTINHSVETFIKGAGHSNIITMCLIYLLAGAFSAVAGATGGVDAVVNAGLSLIPPALLLPGLFLIAAVVSTAMGTSMGTIGAIGPIAYAVAQKTGIDPSLMAGTIVSGAMFGDNLSIISDTTIAATRTQGCEMKDKFRENLKIALPAAALTIGLLFFLTPAAEAVETQDFDILLVLPYAFILVLAVMGFNVFVVLFSGIIFAALMGFTGSYEGASFVKDVYKGFTDMQEIFLLSMFIGGLSEFIRINGGLDYIANKIQAITKIIAKWHRKVADQLGIAALVMTSNLCIANNTVSIIVAGPIAKKLADDGEITGKRSASLLDIFACVTQGSLPYGAQALLLGATFKISPWEVSTSSYYCFILAFTAVAVICLRRNKA; this is encoded by the coding sequence ATGCAGCCATCATTTAATAAAACAAAAGCAAAACTTTCTTTGCTGCCGCTTTTGGTGTTTGTCGGCTTATTTTTAGGCGCTGGCTTATACTTACAGTCTCAAGGTGTCGATTACGCCTTCTATCAATTGCCTGCCCCTGTGGCAATTTTACCTGCCATCATGCTGGCGTTTATCTTAAACAAAAATACCATCAACCACAGTGTTGAAACCTTTATTAAAGGTGCGGGCCATAGCAACATCATCACTATGTGTTTGATTTATCTGCTTGCCGGTGCGTTTTCTGCGGTTGCTGGTGCAACCGGTGGTGTTGATGCCGTTGTTAATGCGGGTTTATCACTTATTCCGCCCGCTTTATTACTACCAGGGTTATTTCTAATTGCTGCGGTAGTGTCAACTGCAATGGGTACTTCAATGGGTACTATCGGTGCGATTGGCCCGATTGCTTATGCTGTCGCTCAAAAAACAGGCATAGATCCATCACTGATGGCAGGCACGATTGTATCGGGTGCCATGTTTGGTGATAACTTATCAATCATCTCTGACACAACTATTGCTGCAACCCGCACGCAGGGCTGTGAAATGAAAGATAAATTCCGTGAGAACTTAAAAATCGCCTTACCTGCTGCGGCATTAACTATCGGCTTGTTATTCTTCTTAACGCCTGCTGCAGAAGCTGTAGAGACACAAGACTTCGATATTTTATTAGTGTTACCTTATGCCTTTATCTTAGTGCTAGCGGTAATGGGCTTTAACGTATTCGTGGTGCTGTTTAGCGGTATAATATTCGCTGCACTTATGGGCTTTACTGGCAGCTATGAAGGTGCAAGCTTTGTAAAAGATGTTTATAAAGGCTTTACTGATATGCAGGAGATTTTCTTGCTATCGATGTTTATTGGCGGCCTTTCAGAGTTTATCCGTATTAATGGTGGTCTTGATTATATTGCTAACAAAATTCAAGCAATTACAAAAATCATTGCAAAATGGCACCGTAAAGTAGCTGATCAATTAGGTATTGCGGCACTGGTTATGACTAGTAACTTATGTATTGCCAATAATACCGTGTCTATTATTGTTGCAGGCCCAATTGCTAAAAAATTAGCAGATGATGGTGAAATTACAGGAAAGCGTTCAGCAAGCTTACTTGATATTTTTGCTTGTGTAACGCAAGGCTCATTGCCGTATGGCGCACAAGCACTTCTACTCGGCGCAACCTTCAAAATTAGCCCATGGGAAGTCTCTACCTCTTCTTACTACTGCTTTATTCTTGCCTTTACTGCCGTTGCAGTAATTTGCTTACGCCGAAATAAAGCATAA
- the dapB gene encoding 4-hydroxy-tetrahydrodipicolinate reductase, giving the protein MNRIGVFGANGRMGLALLEAVSKKDDATLTGAYVRENSPLLDIAVNQLNSAASAAITFSKETDIKDADVLIDFTLPAGMRNHLKTAVEKNIAMVIGTTGLNQDDLDALNDAAKHIPIVFARNYSVGVNLLLNLVQTAAVKFGDDMDIEIFEAHHRHKIDAPSGTALAIGEAIAEAKGWQHDEVARFDRSNDEHAKSQNEIGYSVMRGGDIVGEHTAYFATSGERLELTHKASSRMTFALGAVRAAGWLKNKPAGLYDMQDVLDLK; this is encoded by the coding sequence ATGAACCGCATAGGTGTATTTGGCGCAAACGGCCGCATGGGGCTTGCACTTTTAGAAGCTGTCTCAAAAAAAGATGACGCAACATTAACGGGCGCGTACGTACGCGAGAATTCGCCACTTTTAGATATAGCGGTTAATCAATTAAACAGCGCTGCATCAGCAGCTATAACATTTAGTAAAGAAACCGACATAAAAGATGCTGATGTATTGATTGATTTCACCTTACCAGCAGGAATGCGCAACCACCTAAAAACAGCGGTCGAAAAAAATATCGCCATGGTAATTGGTACTACGGGCCTTAACCAAGATGATCTTGATGCGCTTAATGATGCGGCGAAACACATTCCGATTGTTTTTGCCCGCAACTATAGCGTAGGTGTGAATTTACTGCTTAACTTAGTGCAGACTGCGGCTGTGAAGTTTGGCGATGATATGGATATCGAAATATTTGAAGCTCATCATCGTCATAAAATCGATGCACCATCAGGAACTGCATTGGCAATTGGTGAGGCAATTGCCGAGGCAAAAGGTTGGCAGCATGATGAAGTCGCGCGTTTTGATAGAAGCAATGACGAACACGCAAAATCACAAAATGAAATCGGTTATTCAGTCATGAGAGGCGGAGATATAGTAGGTGAACACACCGCATATTTCGCAACTTCTGGCGAAAGGCTAGAATTAACTCATAAAGCAAGTTCAAGAATGACCTTCGCATTAGGTGCTGTAAGAGCTGCGGGCTGGTTGAAAAATAAACCAGCAGGACTTTATGACATGCAAGATGTGCTTGACTTGAAGTAG
- the carA gene encoding glutamine-hydrolyzing carbamoyl-phosphate synthase small subunit, translating to MTKSALLVLEDGTVFRGTAIGADGMSVGEVVFNTSMTGYQEILTDPSYAEQIVTLTYPHIGNTGTNSEDEEAGQIWAKGLVIRDLPLLASNFRNEQSLSDYLKERNILGIADIDTRKLTRILRDKGAQNGCIIAGDELDENKALEAAQAFPGLKGMDLAKVVSTKENFEWRESSWTLGSGFKTLEAADEKFHVVAYDFGVKRNILRMLVDRGCKLTVVPAQTSAEDVLALNPDGIFLSNGPGDPEPCTYAIEAIKTFLETDTPIFGICLGHQLLALASGAQTVKMKFGHHGGNHPVKDLDRNVVMITAQNHGFAADEATLPANLRATHVSLFDGTLQGIHRTDKPAFSFQGHPEASPGPHDAAPLFDHFIDLMQARSN from the coding sequence TTGACTAAATCCGCTCTGTTAGTCCTAGAAGACGGCACAGTGTTTCGCGGTACTGCAATCGGCGCTGACGGCATGTCAGTCGGTGAAGTAGTATTCAATACGTCTATGACTGGTTATCAAGAAATTTTGACTGACCCTTCATACGCGGAACAAATCGTAACTTTGACGTACCCACATATCGGTAATACGGGTACTAACAGCGAAGACGAAGAAGCGGGTCAAATCTGGGCTAAAGGCCTAGTGATCCGTGATTTGCCACTGCTAGCAAGTAATTTCCGTAACGAGCAATCGTTAAGTGATTACTTAAAAGAACGCAATATCTTAGGTATTGCTGACATCGACACTCGTAAATTAACACGTATCTTACGTGATAAAGGCGCTCAAAATGGTTGTATCATTGCAGGCGACGAGTTAGATGAGAATAAAGCGCTTGAAGCTGCGCAAGCCTTCCCAGGCTTAAAAGGCATGGATTTAGCAAAAGTTGTCTCAACCAAGGAAAATTTTGAGTGGCGCGAATCAAGCTGGACGTTAGGTTCAGGCTTTAAAACGCTAGAAGCAGCAGACGAGAAGTTCCACGTTGTTGCTTATGACTTCGGTGTTAAACGTAATATCTTACGTATGTTAGTTGACCGCGGTTGTAAATTAACTGTTGTTCCTGCACAAACATCTGCAGAAGACGTACTGGCATTAAACCCAGACGGTATCTTCTTATCAAATGGCCCAGGCGACCCTGAGCCGTGTACATACGCGATTGAAGCAATTAAAACTTTCCTAGAAACAGACACGCCAATTTTTGGTATCTGTTTAGGTCACCAATTACTTGCACTTGCTTCAGGTGCACAAACGGTGAAAATGAAGTTTGGTCACCACGGTGGTAACCACCCAGTTAAAGACCTTGACCGCAATGTTGTAATGATCACAGCGCAAAACCACGGTTTCGCAGCTGACGAAGCAACATTACCAGCGAATTTACGTGCAACTCACGTATCATTATTCGATGGCACGCTACAAGGTATTCACCGCACAGATAAGCCTGCATTTAGCTTCCAAGGTCACCCTGAAGCAAGCCCAGGCCCACATGATGCGGCGCCATTATTTGACCACTTCATCGATTTGATGCAAGCACGTTCTAACTAA